In a genomic window of Epinephelus lanceolatus isolate andai-2023 chromosome 3, ASM4190304v1, whole genome shotgun sequence:
- the LOC117255484 gene encoding bifunctional apoptosis regulator-like → MLHQMEWDSSDDGCEALMDNPPYLSESPQLKPSTTNISEHEFSCHCCYDILVNPTTLTCGHNFCRHCLALWWESSHKNECPECREKWEGFPKINILLRDATDKLFSEVVQRRREEIQANPKISRSLLAFQRYGDNLGRSRTNQHKGAGFFFSGVLTALSCVAVMVLVYHWSGGVVEQHDLLISKPVSHWTPEEVVSWLEHLGPWAQLYREPFQQESVNGRLLLMLGDEELLKPPYSIENQAHRRAVLAELDRVKALGVKPPQNLWEYKAANAGKSLFLLYALKRSPRLTLFYLYLFDYSETFLPFLHTCCPAITHIGQTVESSFLNTQLEPSWRQWAEFLVKYLLLPYQLIAEFAWDWLAVHYWTSRFIIVNAMLLSVLEGCALWRLWTRASIRSLPRKMWNHLWKMLSQGFAFALLWPFVPQFVCNCLFYWALYFSPIINIDLVVQQLMHPETQAP, encoded by the exons ATGTTGCACCAGATGGAGTGGGATTCATCAGATGATGGCTGTGAAGCTTTAATGGATAACCCCCCTTACCTGTCCGAATCTCCTCAGTTGAAGCCCTCCACCACCAACATCTCAGAACACGAATTCTCGTGCCACTGTTGCTATGACATATTAGTGAACCCCACCACCTTGACCTGTGGCCATAACTTTTGCCGCCACTGTCTTGCTCTGTGGTGGGAGTCATCTCATAAGAATGAGTGCCCAGAGTGCCGGGAGAAGTGGGAAGGCTTTCCTAAAATCAACATTCTGCTGAG GGATGCAACTGACAAACTGTTCAGTGAGGTTGTTCAGCGGAGGAGAGAAGAGATCCAGGCTAACCCCAAAATTTCCCGCAGCTTGCTGGCCTTCCAGAG GTATGGTGACAACTTGGGTAGATCCAGGACAAACCAACACAAAGGAGcaggcttcttcttctctggagtCCTGACTGCACTCTCATGTGTGGCT GTGATGGTGCTGGTGTATCACTGGAGCGGTGGTGTGGTGGAGCAGCATGACCTGTTGATCAGTAAACCAGTGTCTCACTGGACGCCGGAGGAAGTCGTGTCCTGGCTGGAACACTTGGGCCCCTGGGCCCAGCTTTACAGAGAACCCTTCCAGCAGGAGAGCGTCAACGGGAG GCTACTGTTGATGCTGGGAGACGAGGAGCTGTTAAAACCTCCTTACAGCATTGAAAATCAGGCTCACAGACGGGCTGTTCTGGCTGAGCTGGACAGAGTTAAAGCCCTGGGGGTCAAACCTCCACAGAACCTCTGGGAATACAAG GCTGCTAATGCAGGGAAGTCGCTGTTCCTGCTGTACGCACTGAAACGCTCCCCTCGTCTCACACTCTTCTACTTGTATTTGTTCGACTACTCTGAAACCTTCCTGCCCTTCCTGCACACCTGCTGTCCAGCCATCACACACATCGGCCAGACAGTGGAGAGCAGCTTCCTCAACACACAG TTGGAGCCCAGTTGGCGACAGTGGGCAGAGTTTCTTGTCAAGTACCTCCTGCTTCCATATCAGCTGATAGCAGAGTTTGCCTGGGACTGGCTGGCCGTCCACTACTGGACATCTCGCTTCATTATTGTTAACGCCATGCTGCTGTCAGTGCTGGAGGGCTGTGCCTTGTGGAGACTCTGGACAAGAGCCAGCATCAG GTCTCTGCCGCGCAAGATGTGGAACCACTTGTGGAAGATGTTATCTCAGGGCTTTGCCTTTGCCCTCCTGTGGCCTTTTGTCCCTCAGTTTGTGTGCAACTGCCTCTTCTACTGGGCTCTCTACTTCAGTCCCATCATTAATATAGACCTGGTGGTGCAGCAGCTGATGCACCCGGAAACACAGGCGCCGTAA
- the txndc11 gene encoding thioredoxin domain-containing protein 11 — protein sequence MLRRVRQSLRRQVLFLMARRPALLCGAVVLGVLLILAVKFTCSRAKNVVAAARPPVRFFSADAPVVDLYLGQLDQVERLRSVAEVSLIFFYAPWCAHSMAARQEVQQVAKKLAKQVQFVAVNCWWNHGKCRKQNRFYQYPIIHLFYRRFGPIEYKGPFVAPYVESFILRVITPLTYLPSRATLEEFLSYHEPRVVGFFQFNSSPQPPGYITYLSSALQALKRDFRGVIRFGVVTNKQVAEAISVEDDETVYLYRRFNSSLIFPRRERNFTSEAICKWVFEHHETVLQWLQPPGTKSRLLEYELTKGPALLLFLPHNPLGSKPSPVLQQVADIAVRYHSCDNNNHSSLDKSFTTHSPCCQSVLLPESSTNVCEVCLSLSRSSLTSSSVRCSFSSMIHGGDMLQFYLRHCCLHRLLAVSINTTTSVGCSNFLNSYSPFSQYSACCRKVEPQLNESQAKEESDMQRVSLTPPPPSSTPPSSAPQQGGDGITGLRCQTNRTLRFYVLDLALNWPLAVRLGATGNRSASLYQEHGVQSDGSFAAIVNLKDEVHYVLHRSPAATLTESLEAFIRNFSAPYSLLQRHLVGEEDRKGGDEETRHPDTNQHSPPRLLITELTTSSFLPSVMDLEKDVLLFYYTQWCGFCSVLNHIIIQLARLLQGNSTITVARVNVARNDLPWEFMVDHVPAILLFPKYRKHFSVKFPDDLPITLPNLLHFILQHSGSVQHADKPVPASSEAESAGPGAVLRAEFLALQQEVQVLRQARKRLSEQLAQLWRDNRRLTFDTLSLEAQNTELQRERQSLEEQYREKSRQLGEAVRRLQELADTAENLLNENTLLRVLLRALKDRTEAQEQVEVERQEPEQKRSHMAS from the exons ATGCTGCGCCGGGTGCGGCAGTCTCTCCGCCGGCAGGTGCTGTTTCTGATGGCCCGGAGACCGGCTCTACTCTGCGGGGCTGTGGTGCTCGGCGTCCTGCTCATACTGGCCGTCAAGTTCACATGCAG TCGTGCTAAGAATGTTGTGGCAGCAGCTCGACCTCCAGTGCGGTTCTTCTCTGCAGATGCCCCGGTAGTGGACCTCTACTTGGGTCAGCTAGACCAG GTGGAGCGTCTTAGGAGTGTAGCGGAGGTATCTCTCATCTTCTTCTATGCACCGTGGTGTGCTCACTCGATGGCTGCCCGACAAGAAGTGCAGCAAGTGGCTAAGAAGCTGGCCAAACAG gtgcAGTTCGTGGCCGTGAACTGCTGGTGGAATCATGGGAAATGCAGGAAGCAAAACCGTTTCTATCAGTACCCCATCATCCATCTGTTTTATAGAAG ATTTGGGCCTATAGAGTACAAGGGTCCGTTTGTGGCTCCGTATGTAGAAAGTTTTATCCTCAGAGTCATCACACCACTCACTTACCTCCCATCGAGAGCCACGCTCGAAGAGTTCCTCTCCTATCACGAG CCTCGAGTGGTGGGTTTCTTCCAGTTTAACTCCTCTCCTCAGCCGCCGGGGTACATCACGTACCTTTCCTCTGCCCTGCAGGCCTTAAAAAGAG ATTTCCGTGGTGTTATACGTTTCGGGGTTGTGACCAACAAACAGGTGGCAGAGGCTATCTCAGTAGAAGACGATGAAACAGTTTACCTTTACAGAAGATTTAACTCCTCTTTG ATCTTCCCTCGAAGGGAACGTAACTTCACATCAGAGGCCATCTGTAAGTGGGTGTTTGAACACCATGAAACCGTCCTCCAGTGGCTGCAGCCTCCAGGAACAAAGTCCCGCCTCCTGGAATATGAGCTAACTAAAGGTCCGGCACTGCTGCTCTTCCTGCCGCACAATCCACTTGGGTCCAAGCCAAGCCCTGTACTACAGCAG GTTGCAGACATTGCTGTGCGTTATCATTCCTGTGACAACAACAACCACTCCAGCTTGGACAAAAGTTTCACCACCCACTCGCCATGCTGCCAGTCGGTTCTTCTCCCAGAGTCCAGTACAAATGTGTGTGAGGTGTGCCTCAGTTTGTCACGATCGAGCCTGACCAGCTCCTCTGTGCGCTGCTCTTTCTCCTCCATGATTCACGGAGGAGACATGTTGCAGTTTTATCTCAGACACTGCTGCCTACACCGACTGCTTGCTGTGTCCATAAACACCACAACCTCAGTGGGCTGTAGCAACTTTCTGAACAGCTACAGCCCCTTTAGTCAATACAGTGCCTGCTGCAGAAAAGTTGAACCTCAACTCAATGAATCACAAGCCAAAGAGGAGTCAGACATGCAAAGAGTTTCCCttacacctcctcctccttcgtCCACCCCTCCATCCTCTGCCCCTCAGCAGGGAGGAGACGGCATCACAGGTCTCCGGTGCCAGACCAACAGGACGCTCAGGTTTTATGTGCTGGATCTTGCTCTGAACTGGCCTCTAGCAGTGAGGCTTGGAGCAACAGGCAACAGAAGTGCTTCTCTTTACCAGGAGCATGGTGTACAAAGCGATGGGTCATTTGCAGCTATCGTAAACCTGAAGGATGAGGTTCATTATGTTCTCCACCGCAGCCCGGCAGCCACGCTGACAGAGTCTCTTG AGGCCTTCATCAGGAACTTCAGTGCTCCATACAGCCTCTTGCAGAGACACTTAGTGGGAGAAGAAGACAGGAAAGGAGGAGACGAGGAAACCAGGCATCCAGACACAAACCAGCACTCGCCTCCACGCCTCCTCATCACAGAACTGACCACCTCCTCCTTCCTGCCCTCCGTCATGGACCTCGAAAAG GATGTGCTGCTGTTCTACTACACTCAGTGGTGTGGATTTTGCTCTGTTCTCAACCACATCATCATCCAGCTGGCCAGATTATTACAGGGAAACAGCACCATCACTGTGGCCAG GGTGAATGTTGCACGTAATGATCTTCCGTGGGAGTTCATGGTGGATCATGTTCCCGCTATTCTTCTGTTTCCCAAATACAG AAAACATTTTAGCGTGAAGTTTCCTGATGACCTGCCCATCACGTTACCCAACCTCCTTCACTTCATCCTGCAGCACTCTGGCTCTGTACAACATGCAGACAAACCAGTGCCAGCGTCTAGTGAGGCGGAGAGTGCAGGACCCGGTGCTGTCCTCCGTGCAGAGTTTCTGGCACTCCAGCAAGAGGTTCAAGTGCTGCGTCAAGCCCGCAAACGTCTCTCCGAACAGCTGGCACAGCTGTGGCGCGACAACCGCCGACTGACATTTGACACTCTCAGCTTAGAAGCCCAGAACACAGAGCTGCAGCGAGAGAGGCAAAGCTTAGAGGAGCAGTACCGGGAGAAAAGCCGGCAGCTCGGGGAGGCGGTGAGACGGCTGCAGGAGCTTGCAGACACTGCTGAAAACCTGCTGAATGAGAACACATTGCTCAGGGTCCTGCTGAGGGCACTGAAGGACAGGACAGAGGCTCAAGAGCAGGTAGAGGTAGAGAGACAAGAGCCAGAACAGAAAAGAAGCCATATGGCGTCCTGA